The nucleotide sequence CTCTGTTCGAGCTACCCCACGCAGATCGTGGCGGCCACGGCGCTGGCGCTGCTGGGCGTGCGGGCGGGCACCGACTCCGGCGCGCTGGATCCCACGTTCGTGATCGCCGTCTCGACGCTCGACGCGGTGCTGGTCCTCGGGCTGATGGTGTACTTCCTCGCGCGGCGCGGCGAGTCGCTGACGGATCTGTGGATCGGCCGACGGCCGGTGTGGCGCGAGGGCCTCCTCGGCGCCACCCTGGTCGTGCCCGTCACGCTGGGCGTCGCCCTGATCGTCCTGGGCGCCCGCGCCCTGGCGCCGACCCTGCACAACGTGCCCGTGAACCCGATGACGGCGCTGATGGCCGACCCCCGGCTCGCGGCGGTCTTCGCCCTCGTCGTGGTCGTGGCCGGTGGCATCCGCGAGGAGATGCAGCGGGCCTTCCAGCTGCACCGCCTCTCGCCGGGCGTGATGACGCCGGCCGCGGCGCTCGTCGTCACGAGCCTCACCTTCGGGCTCGGCCACCTCGTCCAGGGGCGGGACGTCGCAGTCGCGACCGGCGCGCTCGGCGTCCTGTGGGGGGCCCTGTGGCTCGGGCGCCGCAGCGTGGTTGCCGCGGC is from Vicinamibacterales bacterium and encodes:
- a CDS encoding type II CAAX endopeptidase family protein, encoding MMNDGLDTRDVTTDDPMARVEHVPDAALARRGPSRLQAVGEAVLCSSYPTQIVAATALALLGVRAGTDSGALDPTFVIAVSTLDAVLVLGLMVYFLARRGESLTDLWIGRRPVWREGLLGATLVVPVTLGVALIVLGARALAPTLHNVPVNPMTALMADPRLAAVFALVVVVAGGIREEMQRAFQLHRLSPGVMTPAAALVVTSLTFGLGHLVQGRDVAVATGALGVLWGALWLGRRSVVAAAVCHALFNLGQVAAGWAASHAAGAS